In a single window of the Thermus sp. LT1-2-5 genome:
- a CDS encoding protoglobin domain-containing protein — MTTNLFNLSPREQQDYLKQLADLMQVLSDWELLASVRQQVEPHFPDVAARIAQRLREHPFTQETQDVTQALTAIAQVYFSHPTLDADYLERRARAGKAYLEAGFSPTTLVGGIYGLWVDEWTRTFAGLFAHDPELLARLTRALALVSLFNLAIVVQQYSYESEVQARELEERILARFLRATGISRELYEQMAKTAGEE; from the coding sequence ATGACTACGAACCTCTTCAACCTAAGCCCAAGGGAGCAACAAGATTACCTGAAGCAACTGGCGGACCTCATGCAAGTGCTCTCTGACTGGGAGCTCTTGGCCTCCGTGCGCCAACAGGTGGAACCCCATTTCCCCGATGTAGCCGCCCGCATCGCCCAGCGCCTGCGGGAGCACCCCTTTACCCAGGAGACCCAGGATGTCACCCAGGCCCTTACCGCCATCGCCCAGGTGTACTTTTCCCATCCCACCTTGGATGCGGACTACCTGGAAAGGCGCGCCAGGGCAGGGAAGGCTTACTTGGAAGCGGGGTTTAGCCCCACCACCCTTGTGGGGGGCATTTACGGCCTGTGGGTGGACGAGTGGACCCGCACCTTCGCCGGGCTTTTCGCCCATGACCCCGAGCTACTGGCCCGTCTAACCCGAGCCCTCGCCCTCGTTTCCCTCTTTAACCTGGCCATCGTGGTCCAGCAGTACTCCTACGAAAGCGAGGTGCAGGCTCGGGAACTGGAAGAGCGTATCTTGGCGAGGTTCCTGCGCGCCACGGGTATCAGCCGCGAGCTTTACGAGCAAATGGCCAAAACAGCCGGAGAGGAGTGA
- a CDS encoding LacI family DNA-binding transcriptional regulator, translated as MTRTHPTIAEVARRAGVSPATVSRVLNGTARVSREKVRAVLQAIEELGYTPSPLAQSLAKGRSYAVGILLPDFGSPFYGPILEAITLELEPTPFRPIAVPGHWSLVRELEALDFLKGHRVEAVVLLGTSLEESALEPLGVPVLAFGQSLLGPKIWSLVLDNREAAYRATRYLLEKGHRRIAHISSHRGGLDVRERLLGYRKAMRELGLAPRVVYGNLQEDGGYEAARELLARFPDTTAIFAANDQTAIGARLYLFERGLSVPEDLSLVGFDDIPLAAYQIPPLTTVRQPAREVGRALAQALKDLLQGETPSLSPISLQLVERASVKEVRA; from the coding sequence ATGACGCGCACCCACCCCACCATCGCCGAGGTGGCCCGCCGCGCCGGGGTTTCCCCCGCCACGGTTTCCCGCGTCCTCAACGGCACTGCCCGGGTGTCTCGGGAAAAGGTGCGGGCGGTGCTCCAGGCCATCGAGGAGCTCGGCTACACGCCGAGCCCCCTGGCGCAAAGCCTGGCTAAGGGGCGCTCCTACGCCGTGGGCATCCTCCTTCCCGACTTCGGGAGCCCCTTCTACGGGCCCATCCTCGAGGCCATCACCCTGGAGCTAGAACCCACCCCCTTCCGCCCCATCGCCGTGCCCGGGCACTGGAGCCTGGTGCGGGAACTGGAAGCCCTGGACTTTCTCAAGGGCCACCGGGTGGAGGCCGTGGTCCTCCTCGGCACCTCCTTGGAGGAGTCCGCCCTGGAACCCCTAGGGGTTCCCGTCTTGGCCTTTGGCCAGTCCCTCCTTGGGCCTAAGATCTGGTCCTTGGTCCTGGACAACCGGGAGGCCGCCTACCGGGCCACCCGCTACCTCTTGGAAAAGGGGCACCGCCGCATCGCCCACATCTCCAGCCACCGCGGGGGTCTGGACGTGCGGGAGCGCTTGCTCGGCTACCGCAAGGCCATGCGGGAACTGGGGCTAGCCCCCCGGGTGGTCTACGGCAACCTCCAGGAGGACGGCGGGTACGAGGCGGCGAGGGAGCTCCTGGCCCGCTTTCCCGACACCACCGCCATCTTCGCCGCCAACGACCAGACCGCCATCGGAGCCCGGCTCTACCTCTTCGAGCGAGGGCTCTCCGTACCCGAGGACCTCTCCCTGGTGGGCTTCGACGACATCCCCCTGGCCGCCTACCAGATCCCCCCCTTGACCACGGTGCGCCAGCCCGCACGGGAGGTGGGCCGGGCCCTGGCCCAAGCCCTCAAGGATCTCTTGCAGGGAGAAACCCCGTCCCTCTCCCCTATTTCCCTGCAACTGGTGGAGAGGGCTTCGGTAAAGGAGGTGAGAGCCTGA
- a CDS encoding alkaline phosphatase, whose amino-acid sequence MKRRDLLKGSILAGTLAFLPRGVAQGAPQNAPSLGRRYRNLIVFVYDGFSWEDYAVAQAYARRRQGRVLALERLLARYPNGLVNTYSLTSYVTESSAAANAMSTGVKTVNGGLAIHADGTPLKPFFAAAKEAGKAVGLVTTTTVTHATPAGFVISNRDRNAEAQIAEQYLGFGAEVYLGGGDRFFNPEKRQDKKDLYAAFAQAGYGVVRSLEELARTNASKLLGVFSDSHVPYEVDRRFQGLKVPSLKEMVQAALPRLASYRNGFVLQVEAGRIDHANHINDPAAVLWDVLAADETLELLTAFVDQHPDTLLILVSDHATGTGALYGAGRSYLESSQGIDLLEAQRASFEYMRRQLGASPDAAQVKEAYRAMKGVVLTDEEAERVVRALRDRVPWPEGVRQGVQPDNTMAWAMVQRNAAKPDRPNFGYNSGQHTASPVVLALYGQGLRLVSLGLVDNTHVFRLMGEALGIRYQNPVMSEEEALEVLKARPQGARHPEDVWA is encoded by the coding sequence GTGAAGCGGCGCGATCTCCTAAAGGGAAGCATTCTGGCCGGAACCCTGGCCTTCCTGCCCCGAGGGGTAGCCCAAGGGGCTCCCCAAAACGCCCCCTCCTTGGGGCGGCGCTACCGCAACCTGATCGTTTTCGTCTATGACGGCTTCTCCTGGGAGGACTACGCCGTGGCCCAGGCCTACGCCCGGCGGCGTCAGGGGCGGGTTTTGGCCCTGGAGCGGCTTCTGGCCCGTTACCCCAACGGCCTCGTGAACACCTATAGCCTCACCAGCTACGTCACCGAGTCCAGCGCCGCGGCCAACGCCATGTCCACGGGGGTGAAGACGGTGAACGGGGGTCTGGCCATCCATGCGGACGGCACCCCCTTGAAGCCCTTCTTCGCTGCCGCCAAGGAGGCGGGAAAGGCGGTGGGCCTGGTGACCACCACCACCGTGACCCACGCCACCCCTGCGGGCTTCGTCATTTCCAACCGCGACCGCAACGCCGAGGCGCAGATCGCCGAGCAGTACTTGGGGTTTGGGGCTGAGGTGTACCTAGGTGGGGGCGATCGGTTCTTCAACCCGGAAAAGCGCCAGGACAAAAAGGACCTCTACGCCGCCTTCGCCCAGGCGGGGTACGGGGTGGTGCGCTCCCTCGAGGAGCTGGCCCGGACCAACGCCAGCAAGCTCTTGGGCGTGTTCTCCGACAGCCATGTTCCCTACGAGGTGGACCGCCGCTTCCAGGGGCTCAAGGTCCCTAGCCTCAAGGAGATGGTGCAGGCGGCCTTGCCCCGTTTGGCCTCGTACCGCAACGGCTTTGTCCTGCAGGTGGAGGCGGGCCGCATCGATCACGCCAACCACATCAACGACCCTGCCGCAGTTCTTTGGGATGTCCTAGCCGCGGACGAAACCCTGGAGCTTCTCACCGCCTTCGTGGACCAGCACCCCGACACCCTCTTGATCCTGGTATCCGACCATGCCACCGGGACGGGAGCCCTCTACGGGGCGGGGCGGAGCTACCTGGAAAGCTCCCAAGGGATTGACCTATTGGAGGCGCAGCGGGCCAGCTTTGAGTACATGCGCCGGCAGCTTGGCGCCAGCCCCGACGCTGCCCAGGTGAAGGAGGCTTACCGGGCCATGAAGGGGGTGGTCCTCACGGACGAGGAGGCGGAAAGGGTGGTGCGGGCCCTGCGCGACCGGGTCCCCTGGCCCGAGGGGGTGCGGCAGGGGGTGCAGCCCGACAACACCATGGCCTGGGCCATGGTGCAGCGCAACGCCGCCAAACCCGATCGGCCCAACTTTGGCTACAACTCGGGCCAGCACACGGCGAGCCCGGTGGTGCTAGCCCTGTATGGGCAGGGCCTCCGCCTCGTGAGCCTGGGCCTGGTGGACAACACCCATGTTTTCCGCCTCATGGGGGAGGCGCTGGGGATCCGCTACCAGAACCCGGTGATGAGCGAGGAAGAGGCCCTGGAGGTCCTGAAGGCCAGGCCCCAGGGCGCGCGCCACCCCGAAGACGTCTGGGCTTAG
- a CDS encoding sugar ABC transporter substrate-binding protein, producing MWKKALSSLFLVLSFGLAQRTLEVWIMPNSGQPAEDFKALVAPFERANNVEVKVTVLDWGVAWTRITAAATSGVGPDITQLGTTWVGAISAMGVLEPLDDVLQALGGREAYLPAVWNTTRLAGSARATALPWFSELRAFYYRTDALRAAGVNPSQMFANWQNFEAGLARLAASSFTDPETKGRLAPLCTPGKNSWDVLHNAAPWIWGAGGDIVRQAQGRWQSALSTPESLQGLYFFLSLAQKGYVPAESLEKNTAQIEADFQAGKCAVFASGPWMIQRAQVPEARGGFAERVAAKNMGVAPYPAGPKGRYTFFGGSNLALFSFSKNKELAKELLKYLGSPEAQVSYARMSGMLPALRTAWNAPEVQGNPLMRVFVQAAQFGRTYPTLAGWGGVENLAVQHLGMAWDLVAQKRLTQEALKDLMDKASTAINGALR from the coding sequence ATGTGGAAGAAAGCGCTTTCAAGCCTTTTCCTCGTCCTTTCCTTCGGCCTAGCCCAACGGACCCTCGAGGTCTGGATCATGCCCAATAGCGGCCAGCCTGCGGAGGACTTCAAGGCCCTGGTGGCCCCCTTTGAGCGGGCCAACAACGTGGAGGTGAAGGTCACCGTCCTGGACTGGGGCGTGGCCTGGACCCGCATCACCGCCGCCGCCACCAGCGGGGTGGGCCCCGACATCACCCAGCTCGGCACCACCTGGGTGGGAGCCATCAGCGCCATGGGGGTTTTGGAGCCCCTGGACGACGTGCTCCAAGCCCTAGGCGGCCGGGAGGCCTACCTGCCCGCGGTTTGGAACACCACCCGCCTGGCGGGCAGCGCCCGGGCCACGGCCTTGCCCTGGTTCTCCGAGCTGAGGGCGTTTTACTACCGGACCGACGCCCTTAGGGCGGCGGGGGTCAACCCGTCCCAGATGTTCGCCAACTGGCAGAACTTCGAGGCGGGGCTCGCCCGGCTCGCCGCCTCTTCCTTCACCGACCCCGAAACCAAAGGGCGCCTCGCCCCCCTCTGCACCCCGGGCAAGAACTCCTGGGACGTCCTCCACAACGCCGCGCCCTGGATCTGGGGTGCCGGGGGCGACATTGTGCGGCAGGCGCAGGGGAGGTGGCAAAGCGCCCTGAGCACCCCCGAGAGCCTCCAGGGCCTATACTTCTTCCTCTCCCTGGCGCAGAAGGGCTATGTCCCAGCGGAAAGCCTGGAGAAGAACACGGCGCAAATCGAAGCCGATTTCCAGGCGGGGAAGTGCGCCGTCTTCGCCAGCGGTCCTTGGATGATCCAGCGGGCCCAGGTGCCCGAGGCCCGGGGGGGCTTCGCCGAGCGGGTGGCGGCCAAGAACATGGGGGTGGCCCCCTACCCCGCAGGGCCCAAGGGGCGGTACACCTTCTTTGGCGGCTCGAACCTAGCCCTCTTCAGCTTCTCCAAGAACAAGGAGCTGGCCAAGGAGCTCCTCAAGTACCTGGGTAGCCCGGAGGCCCAGGTCAGCTACGCCCGCATGAGCGGCATGCTCCCCGCCCTCCGCACCGCCTGGAACGCCCCCGAGGTCCAGGGCAACCCCCTCATGCGGGTCTTCGTCCAGGCCGCCCAGTTCGGCCGCACCTACCCCACCCTAGCGGGCTGGGGCGGGGTGGAGAACCTGGCGGTGCAGCACCTGGGCATGGCCTGGGACCTGGTGGCGCAAAAGCGGCTCACCCAGGAAGCCCTCAAAGACCTCATGGACAAGGCCTCCACCGCCATCAACGGCGCCTTGAGGTAA
- a CDS encoding ATP/GTP-binding protein, with translation MTGKPLKLLVSGPVGAGKTTFIQSLSEIPVVETDEWASEEIGKAKTTVALDFGLLTLDGVPIYLFGTPGQERFDFMWDVLVEGALGLVVLVSGDSPKDFPKARHVLEYLTSRHPVPFVVGVTRQDLPKVWTPGEVADYFGLPPEQVVGMNATSPTSATLALIRILELVTGERWQGVW, from the coding sequence ATGACGGGAAAGCCCCTGAAGCTCCTGGTGTCCGGCCCTGTGGGCGCCGGGAAAACCACCTTCATCCAGTCCCTTTCGGAGATCCCCGTGGTGGAAACCGACGAGTGGGCCTCGGAGGAAATCGGCAAGGCAAAGACCACGGTGGCCCTGGACTTCGGCCTCCTCACCCTGGACGGGGTGCCCATCTACCTCTTCGGCACCCCGGGGCAGGAGCGGTTTGACTTCATGTGGGACGTTCTGGTGGAGGGGGCCTTAGGTTTGGTGGTCTTGGTGTCGGGGGATAGCCCCAAGGACTTCCCCAAGGCCCGCCACGTTCTGGAGTACCTGACCTCCCGCCACCCCGTGCCCTTCGTGGTGGGGGTGACGCGGCAGGACCTTCCCAAAGTTTGGACCCCCGGGGAGGTGGCCGACTACTTTGGCCTCCCCCCCGAGCAGGTGGTGGGGATGAACGCCACAAGCCCCACCAGCGCCACCTTGGCCCTTATCCGCATCCTGGAACTGGTGACAGGGGAAAGGTGGCAAGGGGTCTGGTGA
- a CDS encoding DUF4388 domain-containing protein, with the protein MAIFGNLRDMPFPDLVGMLGRRSGVLEVFHLPGRKASYIIALEGGKVLWVREGTKVLDPVQAHSALQDLFRMEEGAFEFTQGTPPPPPNGQTLGWPLERILLAMTTVVDELAAYRPHLPDPKTRFQAVALEVWLEEPLWSFWERARPLLARGASAEELAQRLGLPVDEVAYYLHKLRLAGKVAPVRAYRETRADEEKRGLLRRLLASLVGRRG; encoded by the coding sequence ATGGCCATCTTCGGAAACTTAAGGGATATGCCCTTTCCCGACCTGGTGGGGATGCTCGGTCGGAGAAGCGGGGTGCTGGAGGTGTTCCACCTCCCAGGCCGCAAGGCGAGTTACATCATCGCCCTCGAGGGGGGAAAGGTGCTTTGGGTGAGGGAAGGGACGAAGGTCCTAGACCCGGTTCAGGCGCATTCCGCGCTCCAAGATCTTTTCCGCATGGAGGAGGGGGCTTTCGAGTTCACCCAAGGCACCCCGCCCCCGCCCCCGAACGGCCAGACCCTGGGTTGGCCCCTGGAGCGGATCCTCCTCGCCATGACCACCGTGGTGGATGAGCTGGCCGCCTATCGGCCCCACCTGCCCGATCCCAAGACCCGGTTCCAGGCGGTGGCCCTGGAGGTCTGGTTGGAGGAGCCCCTTTGGTCCTTCTGGGAGCGGGCCCGGCCCCTTCTAGCCCGGGGCGCTTCCGCCGAGGAGCTCGCCCAACGGCTGGGGCTTCCCGTGGACGAGGTGGCCTACTACCTGCACAAGCTGCGCCTGGCGGGCAAGGTCGCCCCGGTGAGGGCCTACCGGGAAACGCGGGCGGACGAGGAGAAACGGGGCCTTCTCCGCCGCCTCCTCGCCTCGCTCGTGGGGAGGCGGGGATGA
- a CDS encoding HD-GYP domain-containing protein has translation MRTAALFLHLMRAQDLPELHARAAEGAMVHLGAEGAYLLRLEGGRYRVVGAAGSAGVARGLRLPPEWEPQEGPTPPPGPLGFSPDGRGRMGHLARFGSLALALEGVPPLGPDEREVVEALLEAVALRESRMVGLSTLEVLLSLSRRLRRGASLEEEVRGALEELLRHTGLEAGGLFRLEGGVFQPWVLAGSYPSGYPELYRRYPVALGMGAMALLVGRDFAVIPDYQTFPKALPPMRGAGLRTVVLALLERAGRPYGALALVSFTRAVEVSPEAVALLRVAREELEGYLEKRLQAEGLLEALSAILERLDYETEGHMRRVAELAVVLGRAAGVEDLEDLRIGAYLHDLGKLFVPREILEKEAPLVTLEWRVVKSHPELGYEVLSRVPFLSPKALEVVLYHHEHWDGTGYPRGLKGEEIPLHARVFAVADVWDALVSERPYKPAYGPKRAEEELRAMAGKKLDPKLVELFLAMNPMMKEVKER, from the coding sequence ATGCGCACCGCCGCCCTCTTCCTCCACCTGATGCGCGCCCAGGACCTCCCCGAGCTCCACGCCCGTGCGGCGGAGGGGGCTATGGTCCACCTGGGGGCCGAGGGGGCGTACCTTCTTCGCTTGGAAGGGGGGCGGTACCGGGTGGTGGGGGCGGCGGGCAGCGCTGGGGTGGCCCGGGGCCTGCGCCTGCCCCCGGAGTGGGAGCCTCAGGAAGGGCCCACCCCGCCGCCTGGCCCCTTAGGCTTTTCCCCCGACGGGAGGGGAAGGATGGGCCACCTGGCCCGCTTCGGTTCCCTGGCCTTGGCCCTGGAAGGGGTACCTCCTTTGGGACCCGACGAGCGGGAGGTGGTGGAGGCCCTCTTGGAGGCGGTGGCCCTGCGGGAAAGCCGCATGGTGGGCCTGTCCACCCTGGAGGTTCTCCTCTCCCTCTCCCGGCGCCTGCGGCGGGGGGCATCCTTGGAGGAGGAGGTGCGGGGGGCTTTGGAGGAGCTTCTCCGGCACACGGGGTTGGAGGCGGGGGGGCTATTTCGTTTGGAGGGGGGCGTGTTCCAGCCTTGGGTTCTGGCGGGGAGCTACCCCTCGGGCTACCCGGAGCTCTACCGCCGCTACCCCGTGGCCTTGGGCATGGGGGCCATGGCGCTCCTTGTGGGGCGGGACTTCGCCGTGATTCCCGACTACCAGACTTTTCCCAAGGCGCTTCCTCCCATGCGGGGGGCGGGGTTGCGCACGGTGGTTTTGGCCCTTTTGGAGCGGGCGGGGAGGCCCTACGGGGCGCTAGCCCTTGTCAGCTTCACCCGGGCGGTGGAGGTTTCTCCGGAGGCGGTGGCGCTTTTGCGGGTGGCCCGGGAGGAGCTGGAGGGGTATTTGGAGAAGCGCCTGCAGGCAGAGGGGCTTTTGGAGGCTCTATCCGCCATCCTGGAGCGGTTGGACTACGAGACGGAGGGGCACATGCGGCGGGTGGCGGAGCTCGCCGTGGTCCTGGGGCGGGCGGCGGGGGTGGAGGATCTGGAGGACCTCCGCATTGGGGCCTACCTTCACGACCTGGGGAAGCTCTTTGTTCCCCGGGAGATTCTGGAGAAGGAGGCGCCCTTGGTGACCCTGGAGTGGCGGGTGGTGAAGAGCCACCCGGAGCTGGGGTACGAGGTTTTGTCCCGGGTGCCTTTCCTTTCCCCGAAGGCTCTGGAGGTGGTGTTGTACCACCACGAGCACTGGGACGGCACGGGTTACCCGAGGGGGCTCAAGGGGGAGGAGATCCCGTTGCACGCCCGGGTCTTCGCTGTGGCGGACGTGTGGGACGCTTTGGTGAGCGAGCGGCCTTACAAGCCGGCTTACGGGCCCAAGCGGGCGGAGGAAGAGCTCAGGGCCATGGCGGGGAAGAAGCTGGACCCGAAGTTGGTGGAGCTCTTTTTGGCTATGAACCCTATGATGAAAGAGGTGAAGGAGCGATGA
- a CDS encoding sugar ABC transporter permease produces MSAWSRFWHRYGLAYLFVGPALLGMILVHYGPMLQGIYMGFLDLRLATLRQYLAAPFVGLENYREILFDPQSTFRTGFLYAVRTTLLYALAVNALTLTLGLLFAHVLNRPLLLRGLWRTLFLLPWVVPSYVVGLLWGFMWLKNGVINTLLVDVLHLLPEKPHWLIGPLTFVAIVLPTVWRSWPFVMVTYLAALQTVPQELYEAAKVDGATPWQRFRHITWPLLRPVTAILLLYGLLGTLYSFNIVYMMFGHGAGYPGEWGDLLMTNLFRNTFGMWNFGLGAAASTLYMLLTLGLILFWYRVFREDLKAR; encoded by the coding sequence ATGTCCGCCTGGTCCCGCTTCTGGCACCGCTACGGCCTGGCCTACCTCTTCGTGGGCCCAGCCCTTTTGGGAATGATCCTGGTCCACTACGGCCCCATGCTCCAGGGGATCTACATGGGGTTTTTGGACCTCAGGCTAGCCACCCTGCGGCAGTACCTGGCCGCCCCCTTCGTGGGCCTGGAGAACTACCGCGAGATCCTCTTTGACCCCCAGTCCACCTTTCGCACGGGTTTCCTCTACGCCGTGCGCACCACCTTGCTCTATGCCCTGGCGGTGAACGCCTTGACCCTTACCTTGGGCCTCCTCTTCGCCCACGTCCTCAACCGCCCCCTCCTCCTGCGGGGGCTGTGGCGCACCCTCTTCCTCCTCCCCTGGGTGGTGCCCAGCTACGTGGTGGGCCTCCTTTGGGGGTTCATGTGGCTCAAAAACGGGGTCATCAACACCCTCTTGGTGGACGTCCTCCACCTGCTCCCCGAAAAGCCCCACTGGCTCATCGGTCCCCTCACCTTCGTGGCCATCGTCCTCCCCACGGTGTGGCGGAGCTGGCCCTTCGTGATGGTCACCTACTTGGCGGCCCTCCAGACCGTACCCCAGGAGCTCTACGAGGCGGCCAAGGTGGACGGGGCTACCCCCTGGCAGCGCTTTCGGCACATCACCTGGCCCCTCCTTCGGCCCGTGACGGCCATCCTGCTCCTCTACGGCCTTCTTGGGACCCTATATAGCTTCAACATCGTCTACATGATGTTCGGCCACGGCGCCGGGTACCCGGGGGAGTGGGGCGACCTCCTCATGACCAACCTGTTCCGGAACACCTTCGGCATGTGGAACTTCGGCCTAGGCGCGGCCGCCAGCACGCTGTACATGCTCCTGACGCTGGGGCTCATCCTCTTTTGGTACCGGGTCTTCCGCGAGGACCTGAAGGCGAGGTGA
- a CDS encoding roadblock/LC7 domain-containing protein, whose translation MSRQEELQSVVRSLRQAVPELTGAMVASTDGLSLATDLPEAEAARAAAMAATALGLGKRIAQTSALGSLEEVVVRGREGYLVVYAAGDKGVLAVTAPMGANLGLIHLEARQVASRIAQILGIGP comes from the coding sequence ATGAGCCGTCAAGAAGAGCTGCAGTCGGTGGTTCGCTCCCTTAGACAAGCGGTCCCGGAACTCACGGGGGCCATGGTGGCCTCCACGGACGGCCTTTCCCTGGCCACGGACCTCCCCGAGGCGGAGGCCGCCCGGGCGGCGGCCATGGCGGCCACCGCTTTGGGGCTGGGCAAGCGCATCGCCCAAACCTCCGCCCTGGGGAGCTTGGAAGAGGTGGTGGTGCGGGGCCGGGAGGGGTACCTCGTGGTCTACGCCGCCGGGGACAAGGGGGTGCTGGCGGTCACCGCCCCCATGGGGGCCAACCTGGGCCTTATCCACCTGGAGGCCCGCCAGGTGGCGAGCCGGATCGCCCAGATCCTGGGGATAGGGCCCTGA
- a CDS encoding protoglobin domain-containing protein, whose amino-acid sequence MEKDSGFFQRLAQRVLAEMPPEDRFREADARAMAQNKEALLALTDELVQAFYDTLFAHPPTKAVFREGERPEREETLRRWWQRAVAGPFDLDYWAWQAYVGLAHVKRGVSNPMTLGHTAFVARFVSERVPEVAGAIARLMTTVAALIAEGYKEVYLEAARDITGQSRELLERSVRISVEELR is encoded by the coding sequence ATGGAGAAGGATAGCGGGTTTTTCCAACGGTTGGCCCAGCGGGTGCTGGCGGAGATGCCTCCGGAGGACCGCTTCCGCGAGGCGGACGCCCGGGCCATGGCCCAGAACAAGGAGGCGCTCTTGGCCCTGACGGATGAACTCGTTCAGGCATTCTACGACACCCTTTTCGCCCATCCTCCCACCAAGGCGGTCTTCCGGGAGGGGGAGAGGCCTGAACGGGAGGAAACCTTGAGGCGGTGGTGGCAACGCGCGGTAGCGGGCCCTTTTGACCTGGACTACTGGGCCTGGCAGGCCTACGTGGGCCTCGCGCACGTGAAGCGGGGGGTGAGCAACCCCATGACGCTGGGACATACCGCATTCGTCGCCCGGTTTGTTTCGGAACGTGTGCCCGAGGTGGCCGGGGCCATCGCCCGCCTCATGACCACGGTAGCCGCCCTCATCGCCGAGGGCTACAAGGAAGTCTACCTGGAAGCGGCCCGGGACATCACGGGCCAGAGCCGGGAGCTTTTGGAACGGAGCGTGCGGATCTCCGTGGAGGAATTGCGATGA
- a CDS encoding transposase, whose translation MRKAFKYRLYPTQPQAKDLERTLDLCRHLYNAALQERREAYKKAKRSVSFSEQTRWLPEIRAELPEYKRVHSQVLQDVLQRVERAFQGFFRRLKAKKGKAGYPRFKGKSRYDSFTFPQAYATGVKLQEGVKRVLIHGVGSVKVKLHRPLEGRIKTATIKREGDAWYIIFLCEVEPKPLPPSEEAVGIDLGTNPNFLVTSEGEEVKAPRYFQTTQEKLAKKQRALSRKKRGSYRYRKIREELAKLHRKIARQRLNFHHTVARSLVNRYGTIVHEDLNIQGLSRSPLAKGVLDAGWAQFLQILAYKAEEAGRRVIGVDPKHTSQDCPKCGHREKRPLWVREYTCPACGTLLHRDVAAARNILAKAWTGPSGMVEAFSPT comes from the coding sequence ATGCGCAAAGCCTTCAAGTACCGCCTCTACCCCACCCAACCCCAGGCCAAGGACCTGGAGCGCACCCTGGACCTCTGCCGCCACCTCTACAACGCCGCCTTGCAGGAGAGGAGAGAGGCCTACAAGAAGGCGAAGAGAAGCGTGTCCTTCTCCGAGCAAACGCGGTGGCTCCCAGAGATACGAGCCGAGCTTCCAGAGTACAAGCGCGTCCACTCCCAAGTCCTCCAGGATGTCCTCCAAAGGGTAGAGCGGGCCTTTCAAGGCTTCTTCCGCCGACTCAAAGCCAAAAAGGGGAAGGCGGGCTACCCCCGCTTCAAGGGAAAGAGCCGCTACGACTCCTTCACCTTCCCCCAGGCCTACGCCACCGGGGTCAAGCTCCAAGAAGGGGTGAAGCGGGTTCTTATCCATGGCGTCGGCTCGGTGAAGGTCAAGCTACACCGTCCCCTGGAGGGGAGGATAAAGACGGCAACGATAAAAAGGGAAGGTGATGCGTGGTACATCATTTTCCTCTGCGAGGTGGAGCCTAAGCCTCTTCCCCCATCTGAGGAAGCGGTGGGCATTGACCTGGGCACCAACCCCAACTTCCTCGTTACCTCGGAGGGGGAAGAGGTCAAAGCGCCCCGCTACTTCCAGACAACCCAGGAGAAGCTGGCGAAGAAGCAGAGGGCGCTATCCCGCAAGAAGCGGGGCAGTTACCGATACCGGAAGATCAGGGAAGAGCTAGCCAAACTCCACAGGAAGATAGCCAGGCAACGGCTCAATTTTCACCACACGGTAGCGAGGAGCCTGGTCAACCGCTACGGGACCATCGTTCACGAGGACCTGAACATCCAAGGCTTGTCCCGCTCCCCTCTTGCCAAGGGAGTCTTGGATGCGGGATGGGCACAGTTTTTGCAGATCCTCGCCTACAAAGCGGAAGAGGCTGGTAGGCGGGTCATCGGGGTAGACCCCAAACACACGAGCCAGGATTGTCCCAAATGCGGCCACAGGGAGAAGCGACCCTTGTGGGTCAGGGAGTACACCTGCCCCGCTTGTGGAACCCTTCTGCACCGGGACGTGGCCGCCGCGCGGAACATCCTGGCTAAGGCCTGGACGGGGCCTTCGGGGATGGTTGAGGCTTTCTCCCCAACCTAA
- a CDS encoding ABC transporter permease subunit yields the protein MILPLALPGIAATAVYIFLTAWDELLFAQILTTEATATIPVGIRNFVGNFQNRYDLVMAAATVATLPVLFLFFLVQRWLIQGLTAGAVKG from the coding sequence GTGATCCTACCCCTAGCCCTCCCGGGCATCGCCGCCACCGCCGTCTACATCTTCCTCACCGCCTGGGACGAGCTTCTCTTTGCCCAAATCCTCACCACCGAGGCCACCGCCACCATCCCCGTGGGCATCCGCAACTTCGTGGGCAACTTTCAAAACCGCTACGACCTGGTGATGGCCGCCGCCACGGTGGCCACGCTCCCGGTCCTCTTCCTCTTCTTCCTGGTGCAACGCTGGCTCATCCAGGGCCTCACCGCCGGGGCGGTCAAGGGATAG